A single region of the Synechococcus sp. HK05 genome encodes:
- a CDS encoding adenosine kinase yields MAPTKTLDVVGIGNAIVDVLVHADDDQLDNLELTKGTMALVDEQQAERLYASVGPGLETSGGSAANTLAGIAQLGGRAGFIGRVRNDQLGSIFAHDIRSVGARFETPAASDGPSTARCLILVTPDAQRTMCTYLGASVGLDPGDLDLEMVAQAKVLYLEGYLWDSDEAKRAFIAAAEVARAHGAEVALSLSDAFCVERHRESFQELVDGHVDILFANEMEITSLYKANSFEEAAEEVRGRCRIAALTRSEQGSLILNGSGTHRIAPVKLGPLVDTTGAGDLYAAGFLHGHTQGLDVDACGRLGSLCAGQVVTQLGPRPQVDLRQLMAQHSFSQAA; encoded by the coding sequence ATGGCCCCAACCAAAACCCTCGACGTTGTCGGCATCGGCAACGCCATCGTTGACGTGCTCGTGCATGCCGACGACGACCAGCTCGACAACCTGGAACTCACCAAGGGCACGATGGCCCTGGTGGATGAGCAGCAGGCCGAGCGCCTTTACGCCAGCGTTGGCCCCGGCCTGGAGACCTCTGGTGGCTCAGCCGCCAACACCCTTGCTGGCATTGCCCAGCTGGGCGGCCGTGCGGGCTTCATCGGCCGGGTTCGCAACGACCAGCTGGGCAGCATCTTTGCCCATGACATTCGCTCGGTGGGGGCGCGTTTCGAGACCCCTGCGGCCAGCGATGGTCCTTCCACGGCCCGTTGCCTGATCCTGGTCACCCCGGATGCCCAGCGCACCATGTGCACCTATCTGGGCGCATCCGTTGGGCTTGATCCCGGCGACCTCGATCTGGAGATGGTGGCCCAGGCCAAGGTGCTCTATCTCGAGGGCTATCTCTGGGATAGCGATGAGGCCAAGCGGGCCTTCATCGCTGCGGCTGAAGTTGCCCGGGCCCATGGCGCTGAAGTGGCCCTCAGCCTCTCGGATGCCTTCTGCGTGGAGCGTCACCGCGAGAGCTTCCAGGAGCTGGTCGATGGCCACGTCGATATTTTGTTCGCCAACGAGATGGAGATCACCTCCCTCTACAAGGCCAACAGCTTCGAGGAGGCCGCCGAGGAGGTGCGCGGCCGCTGCCGCATCGCAGCGCTGACCCGCAGTGAGCAGGGGTCGTTGATCCTCAACGGCAGCGGTACCCATCGGATCGCTCCGGTGAAACTTGGCCCCCTGGTGGACACCACCGGCGCCGGTGACCTGTATGCCGCCGGCTTCCTGCACGGTCACACCCAAGGGTTGGATGTGGACGCCTGCGGCCGGCTTGGCTCCCTGTGCGCCGGGCAGGTGGTGACCCAGCTGGGACCGCGGCCCCAGGTGGATCTGCGTCAGCTGATGGCGCAGCATTCGTTCAGCCAGGCGGCGTAG
- a CDS encoding single-stranded DNA-binding protein translates to MNHCLLEVEVLEAPQVRYTQDNQTPVAEMAVQFDGLRPDDPPGQLKVVGWGSLAQDLQNRVQVGQRLMVEGRLRMNTVTRQDGVKEKRAEFTLSRLHPLAGGAAPAVGAPAPMASRAAVPAPARAAAAPAAAAAPAAPQPPAWNASPLVPDLPEGEDEIPF, encoded by the coding sequence GTGAACCATTGCTTGCTGGAGGTGGAGGTGCTGGAGGCGCCCCAGGTGCGCTACACCCAGGACAACCAAACTCCGGTGGCGGAGATGGCGGTGCAGTTCGATGGGCTTCGCCCCGATGATCCGCCGGGCCAGCTGAAGGTGGTGGGCTGGGGCAGCCTCGCGCAGGACCTGCAGAACCGGGTGCAGGTGGGTCAGCGCCTGATGGTTGAAGGGCGCCTGCGGATGAACACCGTGACCCGCCAGGACGGGGTGAAGGAAAAGCGCGCTGAATTCACCCTTTCGCGCTTGCATCCACTGGCGGGTGGTGCCGCCCCAGCCGTTGGTGCCCCAGCCCCCATGGCCAGCCGTGCGGCCGTCCCGGCACCGGCTCGCGCCGCCGCGGCTCCTGCAGCAGCGGCCGCTCCGGCGGCGCCTCAGCCCCCCGCTTGGAACGCTTCGCCCCTGGTGCCGGACCTGCCTGAAGGGGAAGACGAAATCCCGTTCTAA
- a CDS encoding adenylosuccinate synthase, translating to MSLANVVVIGAQWGDEGKGKITDLLSRSADVVVRYQGGVNAGHTIVVDDKVLKLHLIPSGILYPDTVCLIGSGTVVDPKVMIGELDMLAENGIPVDGLRLASTAHVTMPYHRLLDQAMEQQRGDRRIGTTGRGIGPTYADKSQRNGIRIIDILDEERLRDRLAGPLAEKNDTLQKLYGLEPLDFEAVVAEYVAYGQRLAPHVVDCTRAIHEAARARQNILFEGAQGTLLDLDHGTYPYVTSSNPVSGGACIGAGVGPTLIDRVIGVAKAYTTRVGEGPFPTELEGSLNDHLCDRGGEYGTTTGRRRRCGWFDGVIGRYAVEVNGLDCLAITKLDVLDELDEIQVCVAYELDGQRIEHFPSSAEDFARCKPIFETLPGWQTSTADCRSLEDLPPTAMSYLRFLAELMEVPIAIVSLGADRDQTIVVEDPIHGPKRALLSR from the coding sequence GTGTCCTTGGCCAACGTCGTCGTCATCGGTGCGCAGTGGGGTGACGAGGGGAAGGGCAAGATCACCGATCTCCTCAGCCGCTCCGCCGATGTGGTGGTGCGTTATCAGGGCGGCGTGAACGCCGGCCACACCATCGTTGTGGACGACAAGGTGCTGAAGCTGCACCTGATCCCCTCCGGAATCCTGTATCCCGACACGGTCTGCCTGATCGGCTCAGGCACCGTGGTGGATCCCAAGGTGATGATCGGCGAGCTCGACATGCTCGCCGAGAACGGCATCCCGGTGGATGGTCTGCGCCTGGCCTCCACGGCCCACGTGACCATGCCCTACCACCGCCTGCTCGATCAGGCGATGGAGCAACAGCGCGGTGATCGTCGCATCGGCACCACGGGCCGGGGCATCGGTCCCACCTACGCCGATAAGTCGCAGCGCAACGGCATCCGCATCATCGACATCCTCGATGAGGAGCGCTTGCGCGATCGTCTCGCCGGCCCTCTGGCGGAGAAGAACGACACCCTCCAGAAGCTGTATGGCCTGGAGCCCCTCGATTTTGAGGCGGTGGTGGCTGAATACGTGGCCTATGGCCAGCGCTTGGCCCCCCACGTGGTGGATTGCACCCGGGCGATTCACGAAGCCGCCCGTGCCCGCCAGAACATCCTGTTCGAAGGCGCCCAGGGCACCCTGCTCGACCTCGACCACGGCACGTATCCCTACGTGACCTCGTCCAATCCGGTGAGCGGTGGCGCTTGCATCGGCGCCGGCGTGGGCCCCACCCTGATCGACCGGGTGATCGGCGTGGCCAAGGCCTACACCACCCGTGTGGGCGAAGGCCCCTTCCCCACCGAACTCGAGGGCAGCCTCAACGACCACCTGTGCGACCGCGGTGGTGAATACGGCACCACCACCGGCCGCCGCCGCCGCTGCGGCTGGTTTGACGGGGTGATCGGTCGCTATGCGGTGGAAGTGAATGGCCTGGATTGTCTGGCCATCACCAAGCTCGATGTGCTCGACGAGCTCGACGAGATCCAGGTGTGCGTGGCCTACGAGCTCGATGGACAGCGCATCGAACACTTCCCCAGTTCGGCTGAGGACTTCGCCCGCTGCAAACCGATCTTCGAAACTCTGCCCGGTTGGCAGACCTCCACGGCCGACTGCCGCAGCCTCGAGGATCTGCCCCCCACCGCCATGAGCTACCTGCGCTTCCTGGCGGAGCTGATGGAGGTGCCGATTGCGATCGTGTCGCTCGGCGCCGACCGTGATCAAACGATCGTGGTGGAAGATCCGATCCATGGGCCCAAGCGGGCTCTGCTCAGCCGCTGA
- a CDS encoding DUF2854 domain-containing protein yields MLSIASPGSLVTIAGASLSVIGWIGYATSNPNLSLPTIFYGIPILLGGLALKSSELPPAQLLAPSPEAMALRDAPASQTLRKLVKDVTRWRYGQKAHLESSLEALKLWDEEAPPQLESVSELAVDGRYGLALRFRTEGVPFERWQEKQDRLGRFFDKGLEARLSQPASGELLLELLPVQPA; encoded by the coding sequence ATGCTTTCCATCGCTTCCCCCGGCAGCCTAGTCACGATCGCTGGGGCCTCCCTCTCGGTGATCGGCTGGATCGGCTACGCCACCAGCAACCCCAACCTGAGCCTGCCCACGATTTTTTACGGGATCCCGATCCTGCTGGGCGGCCTGGCACTCAAATCCTCCGAGCTTCCCCCGGCCCAGCTGTTGGCACCCTCCCCTGAGGCCATGGCCCTGCGGGATGCGCCCGCCAGCCAGACCCTGCGCAAGTTGGTGAAGGATGTGACCCGCTGGCGCTACGGCCAGAAGGCGCACCTGGAGAGCTCGCTCGAGGCCCTCAAGCTCTGGGATGAGGAGGCACCTCCCCAGCTCGAAAGCGTGAGCGAACTGGCGGTGGATGGTCGCTATGGCCTGGCCCTGCGTTTCCGCACCGAAGGCGTGCCCTTTGAGCGCTGGCAGGAGAAGCAGGATCGCCTTGGGCGCTTCTTCGATAAGGGCCTGGAGGCCCGCCTGAGCCAGCCTGCCAGCGGCGAGCTGCTGCTGGAACTGCTGCCCGTACAGCCTGCCTGA
- a CDS encoding DUF3153 domain-containing protein has protein sequence MQQSEFESLEALSEPARQALERGDYGRCQQLLAPLLEQHHVSTPFGGQLRLLLATAQMGQGNSTAAAATCRSLRACRDASLRSQAKDLQEVLEAPALERPREWSMTLPPLGEVQPLEGQVQALARRRRRRQPPPPPAPPTGPTSAPLGFAVVVIVLLLITALLGGCVDVDTTLRFPAPGRLQVSQTSTSSTGSALPWQRQLMAAVKSTPWSTRQDHGQLSLRAPALPASQALDLLTATLEQAASLAAVPLPPPELNLVERNWLLGVRQQFSCSLDLRALQTLPGLELSLSLEPLPQRAVRRAEPLAVQAMAPRRGRPARVIWRLQPGSLNQLEVSCWRWSRLGVGSVLIGLLLALVALLQRLKLAAGFGLPQLPA, from the coding sequence GTGCAGCAGAGCGAGTTCGAATCCCTGGAGGCGCTGAGCGAGCCCGCCCGTCAGGCGCTGGAGCGTGGCGATTACGGCCGGTGCCAGCAGTTGCTGGCTCCCCTGCTGGAGCAGCACCACGTCAGCACTCCGTTCGGCGGGCAACTGCGCCTGCTGCTGGCCACCGCCCAGATGGGGCAAGGCAATAGCACCGCTGCAGCGGCCACCTGCCGCAGCCTGCGGGCCTGCCGCGATGCCAGCCTGCGCAGCCAGGCCAAGGATCTGCAGGAGGTGCTGGAGGCCCCGGCGCTCGAACGTCCGCGGGAGTGGTCGATGACCCTGCCCCCACTGGGAGAGGTGCAACCCCTCGAAGGGCAAGTGCAGGCCCTGGCGCGCCGCCGCCGCCGCCGACAGCCGCCCCCTCCGCCGGCACCGCCCACCGGCCCCACCAGCGCTCCGCTCGGCTTTGCCGTGGTGGTGATCGTGTTGCTGTTGATCACCGCCCTGCTCGGCGGCTGCGTGGATGTCGACACCACCCTGCGCTTCCCGGCACCCGGGCGGCTGCAGGTCAGCCAGACCAGCACGTCGAGCACCGGCAGTGCCTTGCCCTGGCAGCGCCAGCTCATGGCCGCTGTGAAGTCCACACCGTGGAGTACGCGCCAGGATCATGGCCAGCTCAGCCTGCGGGCCCCGGCGCTGCCGGCTAGCCAGGCCCTGGATTTGCTGACTGCCACCCTGGAGCAGGCCGCAAGCCTGGCTGCCGTGCCGCTGCCGCCGCCAGAGCTGAACCTGGTGGAGCGCAATTGGCTGCTGGGGGTGAGGCAGCAGTTCAGCTGCAGCCTGGATCTTCGCGCTTTGCAGACGCTGCCGGGGCTGGAGTTGAGCCTGTCGCTCGAACCCTTGCCCCAGCGGGCGGTGCGTCGCGCCGAACCGCTGGCGGTCCAGGCCATGGCGCCCCGGCGTGGACGGCCTGCCCGAGTGATCTGGCGGCTCCAGCCCGGATCGCTCAACCAGCTGGAGGTGTCGTGCTGGCGCTGGAGCCGGCTGGGGGTCGGCTCTGTGCTGATCGGGCTGTTGCTGGCGCTGGTGGCTCTGCTGCAGCGGCTCAAGTTGGCGGCGGGGTTTGGGCTGCCCCAGCTGCCGGCCTGA
- the cutA gene encoding divalent-cation tolerance protein CutA, with translation MANPAILALTTEANQALAEQLATTLLERQLAACVALKPVHSFYRWQGRIERSEEVQILIKSHPACAAALEEAVHSLHSYSTPQWLVWSAQAGEAYAAWLNECCAIS, from the coding sequence ATGGCCAACCCCGCGATCCTGGCGCTCACCACCGAAGCCAATCAGGCCCTGGCGGAACAGCTGGCCACGACGCTGTTGGAACGCCAGCTCGCGGCCTGTGTGGCCCTGAAGCCGGTGCACTCGTTCTACCGATGGCAAGGCCGCATCGAGCGAAGCGAGGAGGTGCAAATCCTGATCAAAAGCCACCCAGCCTGCGCGGCCGCCCTGGAGGAGGCGGTGCACAGCCTCCACAGCTACAGCACACCCCAATGGCTGGTGTGGTCGGCGCAGGCCGGGGAGGCCTACGCCGCCTGGCTGAACGAATGCTGCGCCATCAGCTGA
- a CDS encoding precorrin-6A/cobalt-precorrin-6A reductase, with the protein MHGLRLHQGGAAAGGRIWLFAGTAEGPPLAATLLERGWSVRVSVVTAAAARAYRPHPNLELQVGAIGSDAALEQQLRAWRPLWLVDATHPFALQITARLERVCQQRQQPWLQLDRRASSSPDADPLVQPLHNLASLKAMALSEERLLLAIGARQLPHALAATPQCHHYARVLDQPGSLQAALACGLPDHHIACLRPTASGDGQLEEALCRRWRISRVLCRQGGGRSERLWRQVCQRLGLPLLLLRRPQPAAGLPLAALLEKLGHP; encoded by the coding sequence ATGCACGGGCTGCGTTTGCACCAGGGGGGAGCGGCGGCCGGAGGCCGGATCTGGCTGTTTGCCGGCACGGCTGAGGGGCCGCCATTAGCGGCAACCCTGCTCGAGCGGGGCTGGAGCGTGCGGGTGAGCGTGGTCACCGCGGCTGCGGCGCGTGCCTACCGCCCGCACCCCAACCTGGAGCTACAGGTGGGTGCGATTGGCAGCGACGCTGCCCTGGAGCAACAGCTGAGGGCGTGGCGGCCCCTCTGGCTGGTGGATGCCACCCACCCATTTGCGCTGCAGATCACAGCCCGGCTGGAGCGGGTCTGCCAGCAACGGCAGCAGCCCTGGCTGCAACTCGATCGGCGCGCGTCGTCTTCTCCTGATGCCGATCCACTGGTGCAGCCCCTGCACAACCTGGCCTCGCTGAAGGCGATGGCCCTCAGCGAGGAACGCCTGCTGCTGGCGATCGGGGCACGCCAGCTGCCGCACGCCCTGGCGGCCACCCCCCAGTGCCATCACTACGCCCGGGTGCTCGATCAGCCGGGGAGCCTGCAAGCGGCCCTGGCCTGCGGGCTGCCCGATCACCACATCGCCTGCCTGCGGCCCACCGCCTCGGGGGATGGGCAGTTGGAGGAGGCCCTCTGCCGCCGCTGGCGCATCAGCCGCGTGCTCTGCCGCCAGGGGGGAGGGCGCAGCGAGAGGCTCTGGCGCCAGGTGTGCCAACGGCTGGGGCTGCCCCTGCTGTTGCTGCGCCGCCCCCAGCCTGCCGCCGGGTTGCCCCTGGCCGCGCTGCTGGAGAAGCTGGGGCACCCTTGA
- the argB gene encoding acetylglutamate kinase gives MTADLQHDRSDALRVSVLSEALPYIQRFAGRRVVVKYGGAAMVRADLRDAVYRDLVLLASVGVKPVVVHGGGPEINDWLGRLQIQPEFRNGLRVTTPETMDVVEMVLVGRVNKQIVNGLNRLGARAVGLCGSDGGLVRARTYGDGSNGLVGDVAAVDPAVLFPLLEAGYIPVISSVAADADGQAHNINADTVAGELAAALQAEKLILLTDTPGILQNRDDPESLIRSVTLSEARGLIASGVVAGGMTPKTECCIRALAQGVSAAHIVDGRTPHALLLEVFTDAGIGTMVVGSTQPR, from the coding sequence ATGACCGCCGACCTTCAGCACGACCGCAGCGATGCCCTGAGGGTGTCGGTTCTGAGCGAAGCCCTTCCTTATATCCAGCGTTTCGCAGGCCGCCGCGTGGTGGTGAAGTACGGCGGTGCCGCGATGGTGCGCGCCGATCTACGCGACGCGGTGTATCGCGATCTGGTGCTGCTCGCCTCGGTGGGGGTGAAGCCAGTGGTGGTGCATGGCGGCGGCCCGGAAATCAACGATTGGCTCGGGCGGCTGCAGATTCAGCCCGAGTTCCGCAATGGCCTGCGGGTCACCACGCCCGAAACCATGGATGTGGTGGAGATGGTGTTGGTGGGGCGGGTGAACAAGCAGATCGTGAATGGCCTCAACCGCCTCGGCGCCCGTGCTGTGGGGTTGTGCGGCAGCGATGGCGGCCTGGTGCGGGCCCGCACCTATGGCGATGGCAGCAATGGCCTGGTGGGGGATGTGGCCGCCGTGGATCCGGCGGTGCTCTTCCCGCTGCTGGAGGCGGGCTATATCCCTGTGATTTCTTCGGTGGCTGCCGATGCCGACGGCCAGGCCCACAACATCAATGCCGATACCGTTGCCGGTGAGCTGGCGGCGGCCCTGCAGGCCGAGAAGCTGATCCTGCTCACCGACACCCCCGGCATTCTTCAGAACCGCGACGATCCGGAGTCGTTGATTCGCTCGGTGACGCTCTCCGAGGCCCGCGGCCTGATCGCCAGCGGTGTGGTGGCCGGCGGCATGACGCCCAAAACCGAGTGCTGCATCCGCGCCCTGGCCCAGGGGGTTTCGGCGGCGCACATCGTGGATGGCCGCACTCCCCACGCCCTGCTGCTGGAGGTGTTCACCGATGCCGGCATCGGCACCATGGTGGTGGGAAGCACCCAGCCCCGTTAG
- the rpoD gene encoding RNA polymerase sigma factor RpoD, which translates to MSPAAASKTTTTKASAAKASASKAAKPEILMVANASGETITVAKAKPKASRSKAKADDDTTAAKAANKVTPTKAKAASKTAAAKTKAAPKAKAATKSSTSKTTAKASAKSAAPANLDAAADQLLAAADAKAADAKPAEKDAKAAKALASIKVGPKGVYTEDSIRVYLQEIGRIRLLRPDEEIELARKIADLLQLEELAAQFETDHGHYPDTKEWAALVEMPLIKFRRRLMLGRRAKEKMVQSNLRLVVSIAKKYMNRGLSFQDLIQEGSLGLIRAAEKFDHEKGYKFSTYATWWIRQAITRAIADQSRTIRLPVHLYETISRIKKTTKTLSQEFGRKPTEEEIAESMEMTIEKLRFIAKSAQLPISLETPIGKEEDSRLGDFIEADIENPEQDVAKNLLREDLEGVLATLSPRERDVLRLRYGLDDGRMKTLEEIGQIFDVTRERIRQIEAKALRKLRHPNRNGVLKEYIK; encoded by the coding sequence ATGAGCCCTGCCGCTGCATCCAAAACCACCACCACGAAGGCCTCTGCTGCCAAGGCCTCGGCTTCCAAGGCCGCTAAGCCCGAAATCCTGATGGTGGCGAACGCCTCCGGTGAAACGATCACGGTGGCGAAGGCCAAGCCCAAGGCCAGCCGCAGCAAGGCCAAGGCAGACGACGACACCACCGCGGCCAAGGCGGCTAACAAGGTGACCCCCACGAAGGCCAAGGCTGCCTCCAAGACCGCTGCCGCCAAGACCAAGGCCGCGCCCAAAGCCAAGGCTGCGACGAAGAGCAGCACCAGCAAAACCACGGCCAAGGCGTCGGCGAAGTCCGCTGCACCCGCCAATCTCGACGCTGCTGCCGATCAGCTCCTGGCCGCTGCCGATGCCAAGGCTGCCGATGCCAAGCCGGCGGAAAAAGATGCCAAGGCCGCCAAGGCCCTGGCCAGCATCAAGGTGGGTCCCAAGGGTGTTTACACCGAAGATTCGATCCGCGTTTATTTGCAGGAGATCGGCCGGATCCGCCTGCTGCGGCCCGATGAGGAGATCGAGCTGGCCCGCAAGATCGCTGATCTGCTGCAACTCGAGGAGCTGGCGGCTCAGTTCGAGACCGACCACGGCCACTACCCCGACACCAAGGAGTGGGCGGCCCTGGTGGAGATGCCCCTGATTAAGTTCCGCCGCCGGCTGATGCTTGGCCGGCGCGCCAAGGAAAAGATGGTGCAGTCGAACCTGCGCCTGGTGGTGTCGATTGCCAAGAAGTACATGAACCGGGGCCTGAGCTTCCAGGACCTGATTCAGGAAGGCTCCCTCGGCCTGATTCGCGCTGCTGAGAAGTTCGACCACGAGAAGGGCTACAAGTTCTCCACCTACGCCACCTGGTGGATTCGCCAGGCGATCACCCGCGCCATTGCTGATCAGAGCCGCACCATCCGCCTGCCGGTGCACCTCTACGAGACCATCTCGCGCATCAAGAAAACCACCAAAACCCTCTCCCAGGAATTCGGCCGCAAGCCCACGGAAGAAGAGATCGCCGAATCGATGGAGATGACCATCGAGAAGTTGCGCTTCATCGCCAAGAGTGCCCAGCTGCCGATCTCCCTGGAAACTCCGATCGGTAAGGAGGAGGATTCTCGCCTCGGTGACTTCATCGAAGCCGACATCGAGAACCCCGAGCAGGACGTGGCCAAGAACCTGCTGCGCGAAGACCTTGAAGGTGTGCTCGCCACCCTCAGCCCCCGTGAGCGCGATGTGCTCCGCCTGCGCTACGGCCTCGACGATGGCCGCATGAAGACCCTGGAGGAAATTGGTCAGATCTTCGATGTGACCCGCGAGCGCATCCGCCAGATCGAAGCCAAGGCCCTGCGCAAGCTGCGCCACCCCAACCGCAACGGCGTGCTCAAGGAGTACATCAAGTAG
- the priA gene encoding primosomal protein N': MQPEQGCSQPGWLQVWLEAGREGQVFTYSNPAALELGCGDLVQVRLRGQRHIGLVVELLQVPPAELSSRQLQPIEALHHRAAVDPHWQQLIEAVAEQCRTSVFRTLKTALPPGWLGQRKAGRSLGSRRQLWLELSDTGCSEPLDALSPSQARLIEQLRQQNGCGWQQQLLEQASVSRSVADALLKRQWLTRTSRPFNRQSAAGPLAHQALESPQPLTPDQRAALTALQGAAAGEQLLLWGVTGAGKTEVYLQAAAQHLQQGRSVLLLTPEIGLIPQLLDRCRRRFGTQVLEYHSGCSDGQRIETWRRCLSGDEPLVVVGTRSAIFLPLEGLGLIVLDEEHDRSYKQDSPMPCYHARDVAALRAQASGAQLLLGSATPSLETWLACGGSTPRCRLLQLPQRIGGRPLPPVRVVDMRQELAEGHRRLVSRPLMERLEALPGSGGQAVVLVPRRGYSSFLSCRSCGEVVQCPHCDVALTVHRQRERSWLRCHWCDHRAEIGERCGACGSTAFKPFGAGTQQVLEHLEQELEGLRLLRFDRDTTRGRDGHRLLLERFAAGEADVLVGTQMLAKGMDLPQVTLAAVLAADGLLHRPDLRAAEECLQLLLQLAGRAGRGERPGEVLVQTYSPEHRVIRHLVDGRYEAFMNEELAERRAAALVPFSRACLLRLAGPSASRTATAAALLAEHIRPRSEALGWLIIGPAPAPVARVAGNSRWQLLLHGPAAGDLPVPMERELRALLPRDVSLAIDPDPLEL; the protein is encoded by the coding sequence ATGCAGCCTGAGCAGGGCTGCAGCCAACCGGGCTGGCTTCAGGTGTGGCTGGAGGCTGGCCGCGAAGGGCAGGTGTTCACCTACAGCAACCCGGCCGCCCTCGAGCTGGGCTGCGGCGACCTGGTGCAGGTGCGCCTGCGGGGGCAACGGCATATCGGCTTGGTGGTGGAGCTGCTGCAGGTACCGCCAGCCGAACTCAGCAGCCGCCAACTCCAACCGATCGAAGCGCTGCACCATCGGGCCGCCGTGGATCCCCACTGGCAGCAGCTGATCGAGGCCGTGGCCGAGCAGTGCCGCACCAGCGTGTTTCGCACCCTGAAAACAGCCCTCCCCCCGGGCTGGCTCGGGCAGCGCAAAGCGGGCCGAAGCCTCGGCAGCCGCCGGCAGCTCTGGCTGGAACTGAGCGATACCGGGTGTAGCGAACCGCTCGACGCGTTGAGCCCGTCCCAGGCACGGCTGATCGAGCAGTTGCGCCAGCAGAACGGATGCGGCTGGCAACAACAACTGCTCGAGCAGGCCAGCGTGAGCCGCAGCGTGGCGGATGCCCTGCTGAAACGACAGTGGCTCACGCGCACGTCCCGTCCCTTCAACCGCCAAAGCGCTGCGGGGCCCCTGGCCCATCAGGCCCTGGAGTCGCCGCAACCCCTCACCCCGGATCAACGGGCAGCACTCACCGCCCTCCAGGGAGCCGCTGCCGGAGAGCAGCTGTTGCTGTGGGGCGTCACCGGCGCGGGCAAAACCGAGGTGTACCTGCAGGCAGCTGCCCAGCACCTGCAGCAGGGGCGTTCAGTGCTGCTGCTCACCCCTGAGATCGGACTGATCCCGCAGTTGCTGGATCGCTGCCGGCGGCGGTTCGGCACCCAGGTGCTGGAGTACCACTCCGGCTGCAGCGATGGCCAACGGATCGAAACCTGGCGCCGCTGCCTCAGCGGCGACGAGCCCCTGGTGGTGGTGGGCACCCGCTCGGCGATCTTCCTGCCACTGGAAGGCCTTGGGCTGATCGTGCTGGATGAGGAGCACGACCGCTCCTACAAGCAAGACAGCCCCATGCCCTGCTACCACGCCCGGGATGTGGCGGCCCTGCGGGCGCAGGCCAGCGGCGCTCAGTTGCTGCTGGGCTCCGCCACGCCCAGCCTCGAAACCTGGCTGGCCTGCGGGGGCAGCACCCCCCGCTGCAGGCTGCTGCAGTTGCCGCAGCGCATCGGCGGACGCCCCCTTCCGCCCGTGCGTGTGGTGGACATGCGCCAGGAGCTGGCGGAGGGCCACCGGCGCCTGGTGAGCCGGCCGTTGATGGAACGGCTGGAAGCCTTGCCCGGCAGCGGCGGCCAGGCGGTGGTGCTGGTGCCGCGACGGGGCTACAGCAGCTTTCTGAGCTGCCGCAGCTGCGGCGAGGTGGTGCAGTGCCCCCACTGCGATGTGGCCCTCACGGTCCATCGCCAGCGGGAGCGCTCCTGGCTGCGTTGCCACTGGTGCGACCACCGCGCCGAGATCGGTGAACGCTGCGGTGCCTGCGGATCCACGGCCTTCAAGCCCTTCGGGGCCGGAACCCAGCAGGTGCTGGAGCATCTCGAGCAGGAGCTTGAGGGGCTGCGGCTGCTGCGCTTCGATCGCGACACCACCCGCGGCCGCGATGGGCATCGGCTGCTGCTGGAACGCTTTGCCGCCGGGGAAGCAGACGTGCTCGTGGGCACGCAGATGCTGGCCAAAGGGATGGACCTGCCCCAGGTGACCCTGGCGGCGGTGCTGGCGGCCGATGGCCTGCTGCATCGCCCGGATCTGCGGGCCGCGGAGGAATGCCTGCAGCTGTTGTTGCAGCTGGCGGGGCGGGCCGGTCGGGGCGAACGCCCCGGGGAAGTGCTGGTTCAGACCTACAGCCCCGAGCACCGGGTGATTCGCCACCTGGTGGATGGACGCTATGAGGCCTTCATGAACGAGGAGCTGGCGGAACGGCGCGCCGCTGCGCTGGTGCCCTTCAGCCGCGCCTGTCTGTTACGGCTGGCGGGCCCTTCAGCGAGCCGCACCGCCACCGCCGCCGCGCTGCTGGCGGAACACATCCGGCCCCGCAGCGAGGCGCTCGGCTGGTTGATCATCGGCCCCGCGCCGGCACCGGTGGCCCGGGTGGCGGGCAACAGCCGTTGGCAGTTGCTGTTGCATGGCCCCGCCGCCGGCGACCTGCCCGTGCCGATGGAGCGGGAGCTGCGGGCGCTGCTGCCGCGGGATGTGTCGTTGGCGATCGACCCCGACCCTCTGGAGCTCTAG
- the psb27 gene encoding photosystem II protein Psb27, which produces MAAGWRQLKAAVVAVCLCLSLMLTACSGGGPLTGNYVEDTVAVADTLIATIALPADDPGRSEAETSARALINDYMARYRPQPKVNGLASFTTMQTALNSLAGHYANYPNRPVPDALRDRVSKELKKAETGVVRGA; this is translated from the coding sequence ATGGCGGCTGGTTGGCGTCAACTCAAAGCAGCCGTCGTGGCGGTGTGTCTGTGCCTTTCGCTGATGCTCACGGCCTGTTCCGGCGGTGGGCCCCTCACCGGCAACTACGTGGAAGACACAGTGGCTGTGGCCGACACCCTGATCGCCACCATTGCTCTGCCCGCCGACGATCCGGGGCGCAGCGAGGCGGAAACCTCGGCCCGCGCGCTGATTAACGACTACATGGCCCGCTACCGGCCTCAGCCCAAGGTGAATGGCCTGGCTTCGTTCACCACGATGCAGACCGCCCTCAATTCTCTGGCGGGCCACTACGCCAACTACCCCAACCGGCCGGTGCCCGATGCCCTGCGCGATCGTGTGTCGAAGGAGCTGAAAAAAGCGGAAACCGGCGTGGTGCGTGGCGCCTGA